CGTGAGAATCCTCCAGGAATGGCAGAAGAGGCGAAGAGAGAGGAAGCGAAGAGAATTAGGACATCAGCCAAGGCAAGATTCACAAGGAAACGAAATGAATTCTTTAAGTCCGTCGATGAAAACAAAGGCATGGAAGCAGTTAAAAGAACCTTTGCGGACTTACATGAAGCTTGGAATATCGTCGAAGGTACGCATGATATTTACATGATACACTTAGCCGAAGACGAAATAGAGCAGAACGAAGCATGGATAAACGAATTGCAAGAATTATACGAAGAAGCAGCGACTACTCACACGCAGTACGTCAACGACCACACCTTACACGAGCAGAAACGAGTggaagaatttcacaaacagGAATCAATGAGACTGGAACAAGAAAAACTCAGACGACTATTGGAACAATTTCGTATAAAAAAGAAGTCCATGAAAACTATCTTTGACACATTAGTGAAACACGCCTACGATGCAATGGCATCCCAAAATGCCCCCGAAGCTTTGCGCAAAACCGAAAGGGATTTAGATATCGCGCTCGCGGATTGTAAGGCATTACATAACACAATGCTCGAGCTACTTGACAACGAAGACGTTGAAAAGGAAATCGAATGGATTCGAAACATGCACGCGCGCCATCAAGAGATCAGTAGCCGCATCGAAGCATTTATCTCGGTTAAAATAAACGATAGCAAGgcaaaagacaaaagcaatCCGCTACAACTTGAAAAAATCAAGATGCCGTCATTTCACGGAAACGTAAGAAATTATCCAcaattcaaaacagattttgaaaaacaagtcaTGCCGTCAATTAATGCCGAGAACGCATCATATGTTCTTCGATCATGTCTTGGAAAGGAACCAGCCGATACGGTAAAAAGCGTCGATGATGAAATTATTGCGATGTGGAAGAGACTGGACGAAAAATACGGCGATCCTGCAAAGGTTGCTGACGTCGTAATGTGCGCCATTCAAAACATAAAACCTATCAGAGAAggcgaaaacaaaaaattcgTCGAATTTATCAATGTCATCGACGACGGTTACCGAGACTTGAGAAGATTAGGTCTAGCGAAAGAAATAACCACAACCAGTTCTGTTAGCATAATAGAAAGAAAATTGCCAAATGATATTAAAAGAGAATGGGCGAAACTGGTAAGCGTCGAACACAGTACCATCGATAAAAGAGACAAGTTTCCAAGTCTGTTAAGATTTCTCCTTGAGCAAAAACAAGCAATAGAATACGAGAACGCAGAACTACGCTCAAACAGCAACGTTCCAGTAAGGGGTTCGCTTCATTATCTAGAGAAAAAGGATGACAAAGTCGCCTTCCCAGAAGGACAAGGTACATCCCGCTATAAGCGAAACAAATGCCTATACCATGAAGGTGCTAATCACTGGACTAATGAATGCAGGCTTTATCTCTCAAAACCAATACAAGAAAGGCGTGACACATTAAAGGAAAGGGGAGCATGCTGGTCCTGCTTAAAACGGGGTCACAGAACTCAAGACTGTAGAGGTAAGAAACCATGTGGCGTTAACGACTGCAATAGGTTTCACCACAAAACACTACATGAAGAAGAACAGGACAAAAAATCACCAACTAACATTGTTTCCGTAAGCGGTACTGCAAGTGTGTGTAATAACGAAATTGAAACGTGCTTACTCCAAATACAGAAGATACCTACAAAGAATGGATTTGCAAACGTTTTGTGGGACACGGGAGCGTCATTATGTTTTATCACAAATGCAAAGGCAAGAGCTGAAAACCTCAAGGGTATCAAGGCACAACTATCAATTATCAAAGTAGGTGGCGAAAGTGAAACCGTGGACACTTTTAAGTACAAGCTCCCACTTATTGACAAACAGGGCAAAGCAATCGTGTTCGACGTTTACGGAATCGACAAGATAACCTCCCCCATTCCATCAATCGACATACAGGGGATCTCTAAACTATTCAAAGACGTACACGAGGAAGATTTAATAAGGCCCACCGGAGAGGTTGATACCTTGATAGGTTATGAATACGCAGACTTCCACCCCTTAAAGGAACAAAGTTCTGGACATCTACTTTTATTGAGAAATCAGTTCGGACGATGTATCGGTGGAACACACCCAGTTCTTAAAGGAACCAACGAAAAGTCCCTCATTGGAACAACGTACGCCCATCATGTCAAGATGGTAAGAATCGAAGACCTCTACAACATGGAGAATCTCGGAATACAATGTAAGCCTCGCTGCGGTGGATGCAAGTGCGGGAGATGCTCACTGGGTAGCAATGCCTACACAATCAAGGAAGAAAAGGAGTTAGCATTAATTGAGAAAAATTTGAGCCATGACGCAAAAGAAAAATTCTGGACTGCAGAATATCCTTGGATCAGAGATCCTTTTGATCTCCCAGACAACAGAAGAGCAGCATTCGGCATGCTAATATCAACCGAAAAACGACTTTCTAAAAATAAGAAACACGCTGAAACCTATCAACAACAAATACAGGACATGATAGATAGAGATGTAGTTCGCAAACTAACACAAGAAGAATTGCGGAAATACAAAGGACCTGCTCACTACATTTCACATCACGAAGTGCTGAAACCAGACTCCAAGTCTACACCAGTAAGAATTGTCTTTAACAGCAGTGCCAATTACATGGGTCATGTAGTAAACGAATATTGGGCTAAGGGACCCGACCTTTTAAACAGTCTCCTAGGAATACTTATCCGATTTAGAGAGAATGAAATAGCATTCATAGGCGATATCAAGAAAATGTACCACACAGTCGGAACGGGAGTGTTAGAACAACACACGCACCGCTTCCTCTGGAGAGATGTGCATGTAACTAGGGAACCAGACACATATGTTATTCAGAGGGTTTCTTTTGGAGATAAACCCTCTGGAACTATAGCAACTGTAGCACTACGAAAAACAGCAGACATGGCTAAAGAAAATTACTCGCAAGCATCTGAGTTCCTCGTAAACAATACATACATGGATGATATCATCAATAGCGTTGACAACGTTGAAAGTGCCAAAAACCTCACAAATGAAATGGAAACCATCTTGAGTTACGGAAACTTCAAAATAAAGGAATGGATATATTCACATGACAAGACTGCTCCAGACCAGGATCTTATACCAACTAACACGAAAACAGCACACGAGAAAGTGCTTGGTATTGTATGGAATCCAATTACGGATAATTTCTGCTTCAAAATCAATCTAAATGTGACACCCAAAGGCAAGAAACGACGCCCCAAACAAAATCAAGATACGACTACTAATACTTCCAAGATTTTAACGAAGAGGATAATTCTATCACAAGTAAATGGTGTTTATGATCCACTCGGATTAGCAAGTCCTCTGACCGTCAGGGCAAAGATTCTCATGAGACGGTTGTGGCTTCACAACACAAAATTGGAATGGGATGATCCTATACCCGACGAAGATCACCAGAACTGGGCTAACTTCTTCCAAGATCTGAGTAAGATGGAAAAGATTAAAGTGAATCGATGCACTAAACCTAAAGAAGCAACGGGAGATCCAATCCTCGTGATATTCAGCGACGGATCTAATGATGCATATGGCGCATGTGCGTATGCTAGATGGAGACTTCTTAATGGAGACCACGCAACCAACCTCATCTTGTCCAAAAACCGCCTCGCACCTTCCAAGAAACTATCGATCGACCGGATAGAGCTCTGTGGTGCAGTGTTAAATAAAAGATTAAAAACCATAATAACAGAACAATGCAGATACCGTTTCGAAAAATGTTACCACATCACTGATTCTCAAATCGTTCACTCCATGATCCAAAAAGAATCCTATGGATTCAATACCTTTGCCGCAGTGCGGATAGGGGAAATCCAAGAGGGAACCAATGCGAAAGACTGGTACTGGACCGCAAGCGAATTTAACATAGCTGATTTGTTAACAAGAGGAAGTAAACCAAACGATATCCACATAAACAGTGCATGGCAAATGGGCCCGAACTTCCTTCAACTACACGAATCTGAATGGCCAATTACGAATACATACTCGGAACAAAAGGTTCCCATCAATACGATTAAACTGGAGCTATCTTCACCAGCTGTTCAAACTAACACAGAAGATACACTCGCGTCGAGGATAAACATCGAGAAATATTCAGATTATAAAAAATTGCTACGAATTACAGCCCGAATTTTGGCCATGTACAAGAAAGAAGTGAAGCCAACAGTGAGAAATGCAACACGAACGCTAACAGCAGATGACATCAACAAGTCCGAACGTTTCTGGATTCTGGAATCACAAAGTTTGATGCAAAAGGATATCCAATCGGGTAAATACAAGCGGCTCTGCCCTCGCAAACGAGACGACGGAATTTACGTTGTTGGGGGACGTGCTAGAGGATGGGTGGAAATGAGTTATAATAAAAG
Above is a window of Montipora capricornis isolate CH-2021 chromosome 6, ASM3666992v2, whole genome shotgun sequence DNA encoding:
- the LOC138053300 gene encoding uncharacterized protein; amino-acid sequence: MAEEAKREEAKRIRTSAKARFTRKRNEFFKSVDENKGMEAVKRTFADLHEAWNIVEGTHDIYMIHLAEDEIEQNEAWINELQELYEEAATTHTQYVNDHTLHEQKRVEEFHKQESMRLEQEKLRRLLEQFRIKKKSMKTIFDTLVKHAYDAMASQNAPEALRKTERDLDIALADCKALHNTMLELLDNEDVEKEIEWIRNMHARHQEISSRIEAFISVKINDSKAKDKSNPLQLEKIKMPSFHGNVRNYPQFKTDFEKQVMPSINAENASYVLRSCLGKEPADTVKSVDDEIIAMWKRLDEKYGDPAKVADVVMCAIQNIKPIREGENKKFVEFINVIDDGYRDLRRLGLAKEITTTSSVSIIERKLPNDIKREWAKLVSVEHSTIDKRDKFPSLLRFLLEQKQAIEYENAELRSNSNVPVRGSLHYLEKKDDKVAFPEGQGTSRYKRNKCLYHEGANHWTNECRLYLSKPIQERRDTLKERGACWSCLKRGHRTQDCRGKKPCGVNDCNRFHHKTLHEEEQDKKSPTNIVSVSGTASVCNNEIETCLLQIQKIPTKNGFANVLWDTGASLCFITNAKARAENLKGIKAQLSIIKVGGESETVDTFKYKLPLIDKQGKAIVFDVYGIDKITSPIPSIDIQGISKLFKDVHEEDLIRPTGEVDTLIGYEYADFHPLKEQSSGHLLLLRNQFGRCIGGTHPVLKGTNEKSLIGTTYAHHVKMVRIEDLYNMENLGIQCKPRCGGCKCGRCSLGSNAYTIKEEKELALIEKNLSHDAKEKFWTAEYPWIRDPFDLPDNRRAAFGMLISTEKRLSKNKKHAETYQQQIQDMIDRDVVRKLTQEELRKYKGPAHYISHHEVLKPDSKSTPVRIVFNSSANYMGHVVNEYWAKGPDLLNSLLGILIRFRENEIAFIGDIKKMYHTVGTGVLEQHTHRFLWRDVHVTREPDTYVIQRVSFGDKPSGTIATVALRKTADMAKENYSQASEFLVNNTYMDDIINSVDNVESAKNLTNEMETILSYGNFKIKEWIYSHDKTAPDQDLIPTNTKTAHEKVLGIVWNPITDNFCFKINLNVTPKGKKRRPKQNQDTTTNTSKILTKRIILSQVNGVYDPLGLASPLTVRAKILMRRLWLHNTKLEWDDPIPDEDHQNWANFFQDLSKMEKIKVNRCTKPKEATGDPILVIFSDGSNDAYGACAYARWRLLNGDHATNLILSKNRLAPSKKLSIDRIELCGAVLNKRLKTIITEQCRYRFEKCYHITDSQIVHSMIQKESYGFNTFAAVRIGEIQEGTNAKDWYWTASEFNIADLLTRGSKPNDIHINSAWQMGPNFLQLHESEWPITNTYSEQKVPINTIKLELSSPAVQTNTEDTLASRINIEKYSDYKKLLRITARILAMYKKEVKPTVRNATRTLTADDINKSERFWILESQSLMQKDIQSGKYKRLCPRKRDDGIYVVGGRARGWVEMSYNKSEIVLLPYEHRFSRLYAEHIHYRGHLGVLSTASKIRAKFWIVKLLKLVKSIRTNCAICKKLDKKLNAQIMGKLPVERLKPAPAWTYTALDLFGPFKIKDEVKKRATGKAYGVIFNCLGTRAVHIDISPDYSTDKFLMVLRRFVSIRGYPSKIYSDNGSQLVAASEELKKMVKNLDQQSLQEYGCMEGFQWVFSSADAPWQNGVSEALITSTKRAITAAIGESILTFSELQTVCYETANLLNERPIGRHPTSPDDKYLCPNDPLLGRSTSKIPSGPFAYTADPRRRFEFVQMVTDNFWRKWIRDYFPSLLIQQRWHTAHRSLKEGDVVLIQDSNLIRSQWKLGKVSKTFEGQDGKVRKVQVQYKNPKPGEPVLQYSGRGYVTIERPVK